ttaaataaataatttaactttctCTGAGCTATgtagataaaaatttataaaaatattataatgtaattgcTGTACTTGGACTGCTAGGTAAATCAGGAATTTATCATGTTTTATGAGACCCACCATTTGACCGGTATGAATACTAGTGTATAAATTTCTATGACAAAAGGGGTTACCACTGGCATTTTGTCCAGAGAAGCCTACGAATTGATTAAAACGTAAGTATCTAACTGGATTATGATAATCAAGAGAGCTTATTTTAGTTGTTTATagcgtaaaaaaaaaatatcagtgaccgtaaattgaaaacattattttctttcaggTTACCAAATCTAATCATGAGTTATAATCAAATCTATAAAACTAAGGAGCATGTCGATCATATTGAGAATAAAACAAAGCCTACTCCTATtggtaatatatattttttattctaaaaacggcaatgataatatttgtaacaatataataattgttacaAATAGCTTCCAATAGTCATTTAAGTGAATCATATTGCAAGCTCGAACTCGGGGAATATTTgtgttaaattattacttataagGCTTACTTAACaaaaggaaaggctaataaactttgggTTCCTCTTgtataggctaataaactttaggTTCCTCTTGTGTGTACCATGGGTGATGGGGatgggtaagcaacctgtcactatttgaatctcacaaCCTTCATTACACCATACAGCTGAGTTGAATATGACCTTTAAtcattttcaagactttgtctaacccacaagggatacGGTGTAATTATATGTGGACTCACTTCACACACAAAGTTACAACCAAAGTCAGGACTCGTGGTTTGTTTGAACAAATTCATTGTATGGTCTTGTTATGATGTACCTCCTCTTAATAGCATTCTTATGTATGGGTTTTGAAGCTTGGCCTCAGCTAAACTCAGCATATATAAGTGACactttatacacatacatacatatggtcacgtctatatcccttgtggggtagacagagccaatagtcttgaaaagactgaatggccaccttcagctatttagtataatgatagaattgagattcaaatagtgataggttgctaacccattgcctaaaaagaatcccaactttgtaagcctttcccttagtcgccttttacgacatccatggaaaagagatggagtggtcctattctttttgtattggtgctgggaaccataTGCTGTAAAATAATTGGCAAAGTTTTAAAGCACATATTGCAAGCATGTAGTTTACtccactaatacaaaaaacttCAGAATAATTTCTCTTATCTCTTGCCTGTTCCCAGATACACCCTCCATGGTTATCCTTTGAGGCCGGGGTCTGAGTccttaatattagtatgtgtTTATAGCAGTAGTGTGCTTGCCTTGACACTGAAGGTCtggggttcgaatcccagccagggcatgatgagaaatgaatgTTCTctgcttgggtcttggatgtttgtctttacttatatatatatgaatattttacagCAATGGTTGCACCAGAGGTAAAACAGAGTGCCGAAGTTGACACGGAAATCACTAAGACGTGTGCGGTGCTGGGATGTGAGGCCTCTAAGAATATGGGAGCGGAATCATTTTTCAGGTATTATAATATGAATCAACCATATTACATGCTaactaatgtttttattttgtagtgaGTTACATAACTCAGACAACAGCTCTGTGTATTTAATTTACCTGATGTTCCACGCCTAACCCCAGCATGACCAGACTATGATAGTTTTTGTGCGATAAAAAACCGGATGAGTGACTGAATAAGGAACAGcatgataagggaatgttgtgatgtgaaagaagatgtagttacaggaattgacaagggtatgttaagatggtttggtcatgtggagaggatgaattaaagcaggttgactaagcagatatacaaggagagactggagggaaaggtcggagggggaagacctagacgaacatatcttgatcaaattaaggacgtcctggtaaagggtcaggtcaagagtaccctaaaccgccgagcttgcatgaagagagttatgagtgtggataaagcgaaggaagtgtgcagagatcgtggcaagtggaaatatgtaatctctgtctacccctctgggaaagaggcgtgattttatgtatgtatatacaaccGCATgccaatttaaattaaaattttgtgccATGAAAATGgtaatgtattaaattcaaaaattcaaattcaattctaaatttttattcattattataggatacttcatatcgcttaataattgtcaaaacgtatggtttaacaacattggttgacgtcaaataaattacttaaaaactaagtttacttccgcttccaaggcgtcagtgcagaagaagcggtaacaaactactaaactaaattaatttctgCATTTCTCCAACAGGTTCCCAGAGGAGCCCAACCTCAAACAGATATGGACAGACCTCACTGGGCGGAACAACTGGACTCCCACAGACTACTCGTatatttgtatacaacatttctCCATAGACTGCTTCACGTGTGATGCTGATAATCAAATGATCTTGATAGATAAGGCTGTCCCGTCTTTGAAACTGCCCAGGCATGTGTTGGAGGTGAGTTAGGGTTTCTTAGATTATATCCTAAATGCCATTGTTAAGTCTTGTGTCTATTGGCTCTCTCTCCACAGTAAGGATGGAAGAGAGAGATATGTGGTGTCTAAGTAAatcgtaaattttattaatttcttctattttttttggtattcTGCTTTAACGCAATGAGTCTGTcaatcaacctgtcactatttgaatctcaattctatcatcaaaccctatagctgaacgtggtctaagTTTTTGCAATGCTTGGCTCAGTAAACCCCTTTTGTGAttaaatgtaatgtattttgttttcaataacttactggaagaaaaatcttttttttacttattctcaaatttaattgttatggGTATTctgtaattatttgtttgttttgatattCCACCTCGAAGTCGCATTACGCCATACCTTAACAAGGCCTCCATGTTAAATATGGACTCGTGCAGGCAACTACATCTTGCTAGTTTATTATTCGGAGTTATAAGACACGGGATCCCTGAGTATCTCcactctaaaataaaattcaacacCCAGCATAACGCGAGATCATGTCGGCCCCCATTACTAACTTATCGACACAAAACGGCTGCATTCAGGGGCAGCTTCCGCTACCAGGCCACTAAATGTTGGAATAATATACCTCCCCCCATTAGGCACTTTGTTCAAAGTTAAATTCCGCAGGCATCTTTTGGATCTGCAGAACTTGCATATTCGGAACTGATGGCGGTTTCTGCTTCTCATGTACTCTTTTATTCCATTCccattatatatttcaatgaatGTTTCAAGAAAAAGGTTTATAACGTTACACAAGCGATGCCGGGGCATGTgttgaattttcaaatattttggatACTCTTTTGGTTATTAAGCCGCTACATTTATCACACTTATACAAATGAAACTTTTAAGTCACGATCACGACACgagtctttgtttattttttattacgtacgcagattgacctgcactagcacctaggtcataactgaaaatcagcgtattgctctatagcaataaattcgttgagttgtgacctttttgtattgctgcaactcataccctaattaatttgtatatcatatgaaattgtaaattgtgtgtagcaaatcaaataaatgaattatctatctatctatctatctaattagtatcatacaatttttgataaatttatgcctgtaaatatttctttgtgccatgtggttccaggcaccaatacaaaatagaataggaccactcgcatctctttcccatggatgtcgtaaaaggcgactaagggataggcttacaaacttgggattcttttttaggcgatgggctagcaaccagtcactatttgaatctcaattctatcattaagccaaatagctgaacatggccattcagtcttttctaggctgttggctctgtctaccccgcaagggatatagacgtgactatatgtatgtatgttaatatttgtattgttgATTACTACATGTAAATAGTACTAAAccaaatattcaaattattaggTTGAGTACATAGACGAAGACACATTTGACAATGATGAAGACGAAGAAATGGAGACTGACTACGAAGATGATGACCACAAACCGGTGACCAACGGTCACACACATGATAAACCAAATAATTCTGACGCGTATACAGAACAAAAAACTAAAGATGTGACTGAAAATGATATAGAGCTACTGAAATTGTTCACTGAAGTTCAGAGGATGCAACGCCAGGCGGTTAGTTTGAAAGATAAGCTCAAACACAATATGAGAATTCACAGCAGACAGAGTAGAGTTCTGAGAAGATTGGAGGAGGTTATAGAGAAAAAGAGGAAGGTTTTGAACgcgaaaagaaaaaaaagatcgAGGATATTATTGTCTTTGCAGGACAAGATTGATGAGGACACAAGTGGTTTAGTTTTGGCCATGCCCGTGAAGCAAACGGAAGATTTTAAGAATTTCGCTTTAAGTATTTACAAGTATTCTCCACAGgcttatatctatataaggAATACTTTAAGGACGTTGCTTCCGAGTACTGATGTCTTGGACACGTGGCTGGGGAGCGGGCATCAGCCTAAAACGGCGATCAGTAATAGCAATATGATAAAAGTTATGGCCGAACAAACTGATACGGAGTTGTCATGTAAAATTAAGATAGGTTAGTCGATGAAGTTATAATAAAGTCTCGAAAAGTTGTTTTGCTTCTTATTTATGGCTAGCCGGTGTCTGCGACTTTGTTCGCGTGAGTCTCAGGGTCTTTGAGTTAGAGCAATTGAACGCGAATTTGTATAGAATTGCATTAGTGTCATCGCGTTaccaatagatggcgctgttcaTATCACATACACattcgcgtttacttgctcgacCTCTTTGATCGAGTTAAACTCGTACTTACTCCTCAAAGTTACCAAAtgaattttacatacaaacattaaatcacgcctctttcccggaggggtaggcagagactacctctttccacttgctacgatatctgcacacttccttcgcttcatctacattcataactctcttcatgcaagctcggcgggtttgggtactcttgacctgacccctTACCAGGACGTCGTTGATCAAGATActttcgtctaggtcttcccactccgaccttttgAATGAATTTTACAGTTATGgcatatcaagttaccctTGCTTGGAATCCTAGGACGCGGTAATACAAAccaatttaaattgaatttgggtagattgaaatggaaatatgggcatacttaattttgtttaattttttatcaaaatacgtCGAGTAATTTCATGGAAATATTATGGGTGAAACtagtgattatttatttatttaaaactttattgcactaaaacaaaaatgtacaaaagacggacttaatgccgtttggcattctctaccagtcaaccggctgaccaaacagaaaaaatctttaagttggtggtgcgataaagtgcacatgcgtactgaaaaatacatacattaaaaaaaaagcataaagaaataaaagatacataatatacattataaatacatatacatacatagaatagaatagatttattttcaaaattggatacaaggtatcacttattgacgtcacatcacttaaatctaattataactaccgCTTCccaagcgcatgtgtagaagaagcggcggaacaaactacactgcagcattttcatcggacgtcaatgtacaaatatagatcacttaaatctaaatcatggacgaatacacattgtctacattaaaaaacatgaatgaatgtagaactagttatttcaatacgaatatttcgtcaaacgttcataaaatatcaaattaggatgacccattattgatctgtttatacattaaattgtatttagatCTTCCTCCTGggtttagtcccggttacatcctcacgtCCTTAGAGGATCCCGGGGTTGCGGTGTTGACCATGACCCTGGATTGTGTAAGACTTTTCTCACGAAATGTCTCCAGACGAAAAATGCGTTTGACTTcagcaacttttgcaggggaatctagCTTTTAGATGCaatgaaaatagaaaacaatttagaaaattggaaatattttcgaaatgaaattgatatatatgaatttaaaaatgagaAGGATAGTTTCCTTCTCATTTTCTCCTTGCGggaaatcacgcctctttcccggaggggtaggcagcgactacctctttccacttgccacgatctctgcatagctctggctaggggcgagcctagtctcgagcgtgccacctccgccatggggttgggcgacccccaggtaatggctagcttTTAGATGCAACGAAAATAGAAACCAATTTAGAAAATTGGAAATATTTTCGAAATGAAATtggtatacatatgtatatgaatttaaaaatgagaAGGAAACTGCTCCTTGCGGGATTTTGTTTACAGAAATCGATACATTACCTATAGTTTCAGCTGCTTATCGATAGTAGGTAAGTGAGGGTTTGAAGCGAAAGGATTTTCTTTGCACCTAATAAAACCCGCCTATCGCATTGTCCCATTGAGTTGTCCCGTGGGACAAGTGACACTAATAgaatcattttatttgttcCGCTATAAGACTAGTAGCAGGACACACGCTTCGATCATATGATCGAAGTAAAGACGGGATAAAACACAATAGAAATTGTTGTACGTACATTAcgttatcacgtctatatttcttgcgaGGTACATAGAgtcaaaagtcttaaaaagaccgaaaggctaCGCTAAGTTTTAGGTATGGCTTTTTattagaatcgagattcaaatagtgacaggttgctagccatgcaagattaaaaaattccaaatttattagcctaacccgtagtctccttttacgacatccatggaaaagagatataGAGGTCCTTTTCTTTAGTGCCGCTAACCACATGGTTTAACCTACTCgtaattgtttctttttgcCTTTATATCATCTGTGCAGAACTCGTAATACTAGctctacatatgtatttcGAGGCGCCGAATATTGCATGAGTTGCAAAACGACGACCATTAATTcctatggttttatttttatagtgttATTGCCgtgcgtaaaaggcgactaagggataggcttataaacttgggattcttctttaaggcactgggctagcaacctatcacctatcactatttgaatgtcacttttatcttaaagccaaatagctgtacgtggagtttcagtctttttaatactgttggctctgtctaccccgcaagggatataaacgtgattatatgtatgtatgttccgaATTTAACGACAACAACTTAGCACGAAAGTAGAATGATAACAGCGATACCTATTAACCATTAGTTAAACTCATCTCTATCGGGTTTCAAACAAAATGCTTCTCTCAGCATATAATACCACCTATATTTCATTACGCGCTGCCGTAGGCCGACGCTAGATGGTGCTATTCCTCACAGACGCCTCGTGTGTGAAAGGGAAGGCAAACACCAAACAAATGGTTCCGTATTCAGTGCCGTGGTTCCCTCCTTACGGATGGTCGTCGTTGTTGTAAACGTGAACGATTTTACGTCGCGCgtgaactaaaataaatacccCATCTGTTCAAATATTGtgcaagttttattatttccgTAAAAACATGCCGTAAAAGATGTGTGTGCACCGCTTTCCGTTTGTCCTTGCGCTGTAAAAGGTCCCAAGATttgtttcttattatttttgtgtccGCTAAGTGCGCCAGTGAGGTTTTTTGTTTTCGTTCCGTCTATTGTTATTGGATTTGTAATACCGATTATGCCGACGACTACAGATTATTAAAGGTTTGTACAAGTCTGTTATGCATTCTATTTCTGAATTAAGATTTGAAtttatcgtattttttttaaatacctatcgCTTTCGAATTTGGAATGGTGACCGAGTCTACAAGTCGCCAGTAACAGGACTTTCGCAATCACGATTCCTCGTGCGTATGCGGACCATAACCGTGAAGCAATACCATAAACGTTACGTTCCAAcgccatataaaaaaaagagtgactatatgtactgACTATATTGTGTTCCATcgtcaaacaaattaaaaattaataaatgtcaaTGTCTCATTCACAACGAGTGACATCTAATTTCTCTTTCCGCTTATATGGACCGGAAATAATTTCTACATGCAATATTCAGGTGGCCATTGTATCGATTTCATTCCGATTAATTATGCAGCGATAATATTTAAAGTGTCTACGATTGTTGGTCATAAacgattgttttatttagcCAGTGAAAGTAACTGCGAATGGTTATTACCttagtataatttttaagcaatttaaaCTGATAAACGTAGTCAATTGTTGgtaacttatatttatgttagttGC
Above is a window of Amyelois transitella isolate CPQ chromosome 8, ilAmyTran1.1, whole genome shotgun sequence DNA encoding:
- the LOC106135717 gene encoding THAP domain-containing protein 1 — encoded protein: MTKGVTTGILSREAYELIKTLPNLIMSYNQIYKTKEHVDHIENKTKPTPIAMVAPEVKQSAEVDTEITKTCAVLGCEASKNMGAESFFRFPEEPNLKQIWTDLTGRNNWTPTDYSYICIQHFSIDCFTCDADNQMILIDKAVPSLKLPRHVLEVEYIDEDTFDNDEDEEMETDYEDDDHKPVTNGHTHDKPNNSDAYTEQKTKDVTENDIELLKLFTEVQRMQRQAVSLKDKLKHNMRIHSRQSRVLRRLEEVIEKKRKVLNAKRKKRSRILLSLQDKIDEDTSGLVLAMPVKQTEDFKNFALSIYKYSPQAYIYIRNTLRTLLPSTDVLDTWLGSGHQPKTAISNSNMIKVMAEQTDTELSCKIKIG